The genomic stretch GGCGTAGGAGAGGAAGACCAGGGAGGCGACGGCCGGGCTGAGCGAGAGGGGCTCCCCGGCCAGGCGGAAGCCGGCGGCGTTGTAGAGCGCGACGAACGCGCCCGTGGCGAGCGCGCCGACCATGCACGGAACGAGCACTCCGACACCGGCACCTCTTCGCCCGGCCCGCGTGCTGTCCGTTCTCGGGCGGCCGGCCCACGTCGCGTCGGGCCGGACGTGCGCGGCACGCGAGTGGGCCCGCCGGCCCCGCTCGACGTGCGCCCCGTCGGCCGGTTCGCCGGAGGACGCGGGGTCATGGGCGGGGACGGGGACGGGGGCGCGGCCGGGCGCAGAGCCGCGGGCAGGCACGCGGGCGGCGCCGGGCGCGGGGGCGTGGGCGGGTGAGGGGGCGTGCTGGGGGCTCGGGGTGCGGGGCAGCGTCAGAGCCGCGAACAGCGCGCACGCCAGGGCGACCCCGGCCACCACGGCCAGGGCGCCGTGCCAGCCCAGCGGACCGGCGGCGAACCCCGTGCCGAGCCGCCCCGTCATCCCGCCGACCGAGTTCCCCGCGATCATCGCACCCACCGCGCCGGCCAGCCGGCCGGGCCCGACCTGATCGGCCAGGTAGGCCGCCGCGACCCCCGCGAACCCGGCGATCGCCACCCCCTGCACCGCCCGCATGACCAGCAGCACAGGAAAGGACGGCGCCAGCGGCAGCAGCAGCCCGAGAACCGCCGACACCACCACCGACCAGACGATCATCCGCCGCCGCCCCACGGTCTCGGCCAGCGCGGCCACCGGCAGCACCGCCACCGCCAGCGCGCCGGTGGCCACGCCGATGGCGAGCGACGCGCTGCCCGGATCGAGCCGGAACGCGGCGGCCAGCTGCGGCAACACCGGCTGCGGCGCGTACAGCAGCGCGAACGACGACAGCCCCGCCGCCGCGACGGCCGCGCCGACCCGCCGGGTGTCCACCTGCGCAGGAGCGCTCTGAGCTTGGATGACCACCCGCACAACGCTAAGCAAGGCTAATAAATACGTCCAATGCTCAAATAGGCGATAATTCATACCGTGATGGATGAATCCGATGAACAGCTGGCCGCCCACCTCGCGCCCGCCCTCGCCCTCCTGGCCGCGGTCGGCGAGACCGGTCACGTGACGCGCGCAGCCGAACTCCTCGGCATCCCCCAGCCCACTGCCAGCCGCCGCCTCGCCGCCCTGTCCGACCTGGTC from Nonomuraea polychroma encodes the following:
- a CDS encoding MFS transporter, giving the protein MVIQAQSAPAQVDTRRVGAAVAAAGLSSFALLYAPQPVLPQLAAAFRLDPGSASLAIGVATGALAVAVLPVAALAETVGRRRMIVWSVVVSAVLGLLLPLAPSFPVLLVMRAVQGVAIAGFAGVAAAYLADQVGPGRLAGAVGAMIAGNSVGGMTGRLGTGFAAGPLGWHGALAVVAGVALACALFAALTLPRTPSPQHAPSPAHAPAPGAARVPARGSAPGRAPVPVPAHDPASSGEPADGAHVERGRRAHSRAAHVRPDATWAGRPRTDSTRAGRRGAGVGVLVPCMVGALATGAFVALYNAAGFRLAGEPLSLSPAVASLVFLSYAMGTASSAAAGRLAARLGRTTALVTSLIVTVAGSALTLHPSLPAMSLGFALLTAGFFAAHAIANAWVAAQASPQARGRAAGLYTLCFYLGSGAGGTAGTIVYGHAGWSWLIALTSAWLLLATLAVLLRARRDPAG